Part of the Oncorhynchus tshawytscha isolate Ot180627B linkage group LG07, Otsh_v2.0, whole genome shotgun sequence genome, AAATGAGCCCTATGTTATTATTTGTGATTCTCACTTAACAAGCTAACAggtgggttttttttttttttactcaaggGAACAATTTTGCCCACCTGAACTCAGATTTAAGAATTTTATAGTTGCATTGTGCTTATACTTATTTACTGCttctattgttttttttgttcttaTAATGGTTATTAAATCTAAGATGGAGAAATGAAAACAGATGTTGGGAAAACCCTTATTTATCATTGCTTTTGTCAATCTGTTTTACATTGTATGACACAAAATACTGGATAAAAAGAATGCTCCCTCTTGCTCTGTCATTCTTGTTTTTGCTTTATTTATATAATGGAATAAGACAGATTTCTGTCAAACATCTTGAGTTTTTTCCCCTTAAACTCAGCAAACAAAGAAATATCCCTTTTCCAGGATCCTGTCTTTGAAaggtaatttgtaaaaatccaaataacttcacagatcttctttgtaaatggtttaaactgtttcccatgcttgttcaatgaaccataaataattaatgaacgtgaacctgtggaacggtcgttaagacactaacagcttactgaCGGGAGGcaataaggtcacagttatgaaaacttaggacactaaagaggactttctattgactgaaaaacaccaaaagaaagatgcccagggtccctgctcatcggTGTGAACgagccttaggcatgctgcaaggaggcatgaggactgcagatgtggccatgggaataaattgcaatgtctactgtgagacgcctaagacagggagacaggacagacagctgatcgtcctcgcagaggcagaccatgtgtaacaacacctgcacaggattggtacatccaaacatcacacctgtgggacaggtacaggatggcaacaactgcccgagttacaccaggaacgcacaatccctcatcagtgctcagactattcgcaataggctaagagaggctggactgagggcttgtaggcctgttgtaaggcaggtcctcaccagacatcaccggcaacaacgtcacctatgggcacaagcccaccgtcgctggaccagacaggactggcaaaaagtgctcttcactgatgagtcgcggttttgtctcaccagaggtgatggtcggatttgcgcttatcgtcgaaggaatgagcgttacaccgaggcctgtactctggagcgggatcgatttggaggtggagggtccatcatcgtctggggcggtgtgtcacagcatcatcggactgagcttgttgttattgcaggcaatctcaacgctgtgcgttacagggaagacatcctcctccctcatgtggtacccttcctgcaggctcatcctgacatgaccttccaacatgacaatgccaccagccatactgctcgttctgtgcgtgatttcctgcaagacaggaatgtcagtgttctgccatggccagcgaagagcccggatctcaatcccattgagcatgtctgggagctgttggatcggagagtgagggctagggccattcccccccagaaatgtccgggaacttgcaggtgccttggtggaagagtgtggtgacatctcacagcaagaactggcaaatctggtgctgtccatgaggaggaaaatgaACTGCagcacttaatgcagctggtggccacaccagatactgactgttactttggattttgaaccccccctttgttcagggacacattattccatttattttagtcacatgtctgtggaacttgttcagtttatgtctcagttgttgaatcttgttatgttcatacaaatatttacacatgtaaaGTTTACtggaaaataaacgcagttgacagtgagaggtcgtttcttttttttttactgagtttcGTGATCTTTTGCTAACAACTACTGCTTTTGTaatggatgtgaaatggctagcttagttagtgtggtgtgcgctaaatagcgtttcaatcggtgacgtcacttgctctgagaccttgaagtagtagttccccttgctctccaagggccgcggcttttgtggagcgatgggtaacgatgctttgtgggtgactgttgttgatgtgtgcagagggttcgcgcccgggtatgggcgaggggacggtctaaagttacacTTTCACAGACTCAATGCTCATCCATAGGTCTCTAACCACTCAACCTATGCTGCTGCTAAAATTattattgatttgatttattactcCGTTATGCTGCTATCCATTGATTATTGATTGCCATTAGTATTTATCTACTTATCCtactactggtcactattactcctgtttacatgtatatattaccataagTATCTATATattcctactaccagtcacttttcagctctgtttacatgtacagtaccattcaaaagtttggacatacctgctcattccagggttttttctttttttcactattttctacattgtagaataattgtgaagacatcaaaactatgaaggaacaatcatgtagtaaccaaaaaatgttaaacaaatctaaatatattttaaattctttgAAGTAGCCagcctttaccttgatgacagctttgcacactcttggcattctctcaaccagcttcatgaggtagtcacctggaatgcatttcaattaacaggcgtgccttgttaaaagtacatttgtggaatgtgtttgagccaatcacttgtgttgtgacaaggtaggggtagtatacagaagatagccctatttggtaaaagaccaagtccatattatggcaagaacagctcaaataagcaaagagaaacgacagtccatcattacttgtaagacatgaaggtcagtcaatctggagaatttcaagaacttttaagtttcttcaagtgcagtggcaaaaaccatcaagcgctatgatgaaactggctctcatgaggaccgccacaggaaaggaagacccagagttaactctgctgcagaggattagttcattagagttaactgcacctcagattgcagcccaaatatatgcttcacagagttcaagtaacagacacatctcaacatcaagtgttcagacgagactgtgtgaatcaggcctttttTAGTTTAAcatccccacctgccctgaataaTGGGTCGCCACTCGTGCACATGtaacctatagcctgttttagagaaatgtaatcattaaatattgtaagagctttcattggctgcttatgccccctttatttatcctatggttctgacttggtgtacagggagaatactgtaagaacggcccatgttctgaattctgtcactgtgcatttcaaaagtgctgaacaaatagttatattcactacgtccatcctagcttgctcattaatgtctttatcgaaattacagattgcctcttatccgcttgtcgtcccgttatgccatagtttgtacatctgaattatcagtagaaaccacatttgtttaagcaagtcagccatatcagatatgtatttttaaaaggcagtaaattagtctgaatgaactgtttcgctgccagacaaggttcCGCTGATTGCcagatgtagcagtggtaaggattcatggtgctgaaaagaaagctctgatgttgggacagctttatgtaggccccagtggtgtgaagtacttaagtaaaatactttaaagtactactcatgtagttttgggggggtatttgtacattactttactatttatatttttgacaaaacatttttttttacttctctacattcctaaagaaaattatgcactttttactccatacattttccctgacacgcAAAAGTACTTGTTATATTTTGAATACTTAGTAGGAgagaaattgtctaattcaccaattatcaagagaacatcccttgtcatctctacttcctctgatctggcagactcactaaacacaaatgctttatttctgaatgatgtctgagtgttggtgtgcccctagctatccgTAAATTAATGTTAAAAAACagattgtgccatctggtttgtttaatataaggaatttgaaatgatttatacttttacttttgatacttaagtgcattttaacaattacatttacCAAATACTTTaagatttttactcaagtagtattttactgggtgactttcacttttactggagtcatttccttttaagatatctttactttcactcaagtatgacagttgggtgcTTTTCCAAccaggccctaacagtttgtggacaccgtttgtcaccgttaaagTGCAATTAATTCATTGTTAAGTGTTGTGTAggggctttgctggcatgcatataACATTTTGGGGGGGAGTTTGCCCCACAAAGATTTACATGCTATAATCGCCAcaactggagagacctgaaaagaaCTGtgtagcgatgctccccatccaacctgacagagcttgagaggatctgcagagaagaatgggagaaactccccaaatacagatgtgccaagcttgtagcatcataaccaagaagacgTAAATATAATTCCAGTGGCCTATTTAAAAAACAACCTGTGTATCTCTAATAATTTGAGATCGGAACATGTAGTAGTTACATAATCTGATATATATGTACAAAATGACCAAGTAGGAGACCTGGAAGGCAAGACCATTAAAGTGACATTCATGTATGAAATGGTCTGATATCAAACTCCTGGATCAGAGCTTTTGGAGACATGGTGCACAAACGGTGAATCCAATACAATTATCTTCTCAGTAATAGATTTTCAGTATCTTCCCCCTCCTATGAGTCTtaacatgttcgatgccaatgtATCTCAAAGAGCTGTTGTGACGAGCCTCTATGAAATGCGCAGCCACAGGGTTTATCTGGTCAATAGTCTTGATATTTCACCCGTGTTCCGCTATCCCTGTTTTCAGAGCTCGTTTCGTTGGTCCAACATAGCCTATCATAGACCACAAATACACTTGATCAGATACATCATTTTTTTGTGGAATACGTAATGATGCCCTTAATCTTGATGACCTTGCCCATAACAGGCTGATTGAACATTTGTCCGTAAAGTTACACCGGGTACATCGGCCACCTCTGTAATTACCGTCTGGCACAATTTCATGGCACCGGTGGAAGATCAGCGTTTGACTGATGTTGGAGGCGTGTCTTAAGACCACCCGCAGTGTTTATTTAAATACTGTTTTTATTCTATtaactatattattattattattattattattatcactgcATTGTTAGGAAAGAGCTCTCAATGTcagaactattttctacatgttgtATCCCTCAGCATCTCTCTGATTCAACCACTTCCCCTCAGCTCTCACGAACATACCAAGAAATGACAAGGAGTGCCACCTCACTTTACAGAATCGAAACTCTTGTCTTTCTGGCGGAAATGAAACTTGTTCCAGTCAGTGGTATCTGTTTGTTCTCAAATATGGCAGTGTCTGGTGTATCAGTCAGGATGGCCCACCTCAGCTGTCCACTCTGTCAGGAGATGCTCAGGACTCCTGCTGCTATTCCATGTGGGCACACCTTCTGCAGTCTCTGCATCCAGGACTTCTGGGACAATGAAGAAAAGCATGATCGTTTCTGCAGCTGCCCTGAATGCCAATATACCATTCACCCGAGGCCTAACCTGATCAAGAACATTGCTCTGGCTGAAATGGTGGAAGCCATGGAGAAGTCCAGGTGTAGAAATAATGCGGGTTCCGTAGGTAAGCACAGACTTGCTGCAGCCTGCCACCAGGCAGGGCCATCGTCCAGTCAGACTCAGGAAAAGCCCAGACCCATGAAGAGTCCCCAAACCTCTACAGTCTCAGAGGCACTGAAGAGCAGAGTATGTCCCACACATGACAGACTGCTGGAGGTTTACTGCTGTGATGATGATCAATGCATCTGCCTTCTGTGCGCCCTGGTTGAGCACAAAGCACACTCCACTTTGTtcgtgaaggagggatggagcaggAAACAGGTACTGACCTATAAACTTAAATCTGTTGCTGCAAGTCTCCCAAGGGTTATGTGTAGAATGCACATTTGATCAATTATTGATTCAATTCAAATAAGTAAGTAAATATCACTTCATTCCCTTGTGCTTTCCAGGAtttatgagatttttggtttaaCCTTTTAAATATTTAATCTGTAGATGTATTTTCCTTCCACAGAAACAGCTCCAGGACCTTAAGAAGGAATCAAAAAGAAGGatcaaaaagagagaaaaggagcagAAGGACCTGACAGAGAGCATACAGAGGATTAAGGTAGATATATAGTAGGTCAGAGAAGGAAGTGAAAATAGTTATTTATGATGCTCTCAGGACTAAACCAACTAATGGCAATGTCTATGTCTCCTTCCTACCTTATGGGTGTACATTGCCCCAGCTTCCCAGGGGGCCCCCACTGAAATGTGTTAAAATCAGCTTTATAAGGCCTATATCTTCATAAAAGGAAAAAGTCAAAGGttctgaaaaaaacaaacataaattGCCTCTAACTGTATGTGTAACAGGAAGGTAGTAGGGCTGCTGAAGAGCACTGCGAGGGCATCCTCGCTGGGCTGATTGACTCCCTCCAGAGGCACTACTCCACCACAGTCAGAGAGCTGATCAGGGCCCAGGAGACAGCTGTAGTGGCTCAGGCTGAGAGCTCCCTGTGCAACCTGGAGACAGACATTGCTGAGCTGAAGAAGAAAGACACTGAGCTGGAGGAGCTGTCACAGACAGATGGTGATATCCACTTCCTCCAGGTATGGTTGTGTCATCACAGGCTGtacccactggacacacactggttgaatcaatgtttctacttaatttcaatgaaattatatTAAACCAACGTGGAATTGACATTGAATTGACGtcaccacgtcatttcaacatggtcatttgggtaatatttggttgagacgttgatcaatgagatttcaacctttattcacccactcaaaaagacagcgaGAAGTTTGGTAATTAaacaatgtgttatcactgcgctttcaaccatttaaagcACAACACAATTCAAATGGGATACAATGTCAGAAATGTTGTATTTACACAACAACTTAATGTGTCATCActctgcataatcaaataacacaaccaaattacctggattgcagttgagattgcATTAAAAGTACATAGTTCAAGTGTCCAATGGTGttcgagattctgcacagattattctATGTGTGGAATACAATTCAAATAGCATGCTTTCTATGATTACGTAAGAAAATATTGATAGTTACAGTACcctaacctcaaaatgtggccatggatgtgttactcattttaaggttcaATAAAtcctgttacattagtttgtaagatagccttaacattaggctatttactgtattaaaAAAgtcatattgaattgtgtttggttgacaacaaccaaatatcaacatttaaaggataTCTAATGCTTGGACAGTTTCATCTTAGCCACTGGCTTAATTcttttagattttattttatttcacctttatttattttttaaatttattaaaaaaaaaaattgtaacagtatttttattggaatttcacaattttcacccatattaagagatacaacaacagagacaaagcacacagaacaaaaacaagaaaaacagcacccacttacacatatctacgtgcatatatatacacatacatacatacacacacacacatacatatacccatgcatatacacacacatacgtatacatacacgcacgcacacacacacatacccatacatacgtacaccattttcctcttcccgctcggtgcttctctcaccccatcaccatcattgcgtctctcaatacatacattttgaacaaacttacaaacagaaattaaacaaaaaagctcagtttaaaccaagaggttaggttccacacatggaacgtacagtgtagttctgaaatacatagatccccgccattctaagagaatccttgcagcataatagctgatacctcaggttctaggtaatttagataaggttccca contains:
- the LOC112254571 gene encoding tripartite motif-containing protein 16-like protein isoform X1, whose translation is MKLVPVSGICLFSNMAVSGVSVRMAHLSCPLCQEMLRTPAAIPCGHTFCSLCIQDFWDNEEKHDRFCSCPECQYTIHPRPNLIKNIALAEMVEAMEKSRCRNNAGSVGKHRLAAACHQAGPSSSQTQEKPRPMKSPQTSTVSEALKSRVCPTHDRLLEVYCCDDDQCICLLCALVEHKAHSTLFVKEGWSRKQKQLQDLKKESKRRIKKREKEQKDLTESIQRIKEGSRAAEEHCEGILAGLIDSLQRHYSTTVRELIRAQETAVVAQAESSLCNLETDIAELKKKDTELEELSQTDGDIHFLQSWPSLSTLSEPQNLSSVSTDPHLPFEAIRTVVSEFGDRLESFCEEGINTVSQIVAGNGGSQSPVRPEQLPVISAAQTLEPTTRPEFLQYACDLTLDPNTAHKDLSISMEDRMVRWDPKKQKVPVQPHPERFTNRHQVMCREGLEAERCYWEVEMVGNKAEIALVYWGINRKSRSKTSAFGGSDQSWSLDCSKGYSVSHNNKSILLSATPSQHKIGVYLKFKEGTIAFYEVSDRMKFLYRTQKYTFTEPLYPGFWLGDESPITLCNLRHKRF
- the LOC112254571 gene encoding tripartite motif-containing protein 16-like protein isoform X2; translation: MKLVPVSGICLFSNMAVSGVSVRMAHLSCPLCQEMLRTPAAIPCGHTFCSLCIQDFWDNEEKHDRFCSCPECQYTIHPRPNLIKNIALAEMVEAMEKSRCRNNAGSVGKHRLAAACHQAGPSSSQTQEKPRPMKSPQTSTVSEALKSRVCPTHDRLLEVYCCDDDQCICLLCALVEHKAHSTLFVKEGWSRKQKQLQDLKKESKRRIKKREKEQKDLTESIQRIKEGSRAAEEHCEGILAGLIDSLQRHYSTTVRELIRAQETAVVAQAESSLCNLETDIAELKKKDTELEELSQTDGDIHFLQSWPSLSTLSEPQNLSSVSTDPHLPFEAIRTVVSEFGDRLESFCEEGINTVSQIVISAAQTLEPTTRPEFLQYACDLTLDPNTAHKDLSISMEDRMVRWDPKKQKVPVQPHPERFTNRHQVMCREGLEAERCYWEVEMVGNKAEIALVYWGINRKSRSKTSAFGGSDQSWSLDCSKGYSVSHNNKSILLSATPSQHKIGVYLKFKEGTIAFYEVSDRMKFLYRTQKYTFTEPLYPGFWLGDESPITLCNLRHKRF